GATCGTTTAACGCGTAGCCTTGTTGTCGTACTTTCTTCAGTTCGGCGCGCAGGGCGGGAACGGAATCCACGGTTTGCGAGGTGTAGCGGATCATCGTGATCCGCCCGAGCATATCGTTCAGTTTATCCTCAGAAAGATGGCTGAGCAGAACGCGTCCCATCGAGGTGGACCACGCGGGCAGCCGACTGCCGATGTCCAGATCGATGGTCATAATGCGTGAACTGGAGGCGCGGGCGATATACAAAATATCGTCACCGTCGAGGGTGGCGATGGAACAGGACTCATTGAGCATTTCACTCAGATGCTTCAGCACCGGTTGAGTGGCGCGAACCAGCGGCGTGGAGGCCAGGTAAGCATGTCCCAGCGCCAGGATACGCGGGCGTAATTCAAAGTTTTTCCCATCTTCGGCATAGACAAAACCCAGTTTTCCCAGCGTATACAGACAGCGTCTGACCGCCGCGCGTGGGATCCCGGTTTTCTGGCTAATCTGCGAGATCGACATAACCCGCCGTTGTGGCGTAAACGCCTGAATCACCTCCAGCCCGCGGGCGAGTGAGGCCATGTAATTAGGGTCGCCCTTGAACGGATCGGCCTCATTGTTCAGTCGGTCATCAGGATGTTTTTCCACTGTTTTCCTCTCGTTGTTCGCCACGGATCACATTCTTCGCACAAATATAAATGATGTTCGATAATCGCACCATATTTCGATTATCGCCCTTGCCTGACTTCGTTAAGTGGGTCACATTTTGTGCGAACAACGCAAAAACGTGCGAAATACGCACCACAAGGAGCGAGCTGATGATTGATAAAAGTGTGCCTTCGCTGGAGGAGGCCATCGCCGGGATCCCGGATGGTGCCACCATCATGATTGGTGGCTTTGGTACCGCCGGACAACCCACCACGTTGATCGATGCGCTGATTGCGCAGGGGGCTCGCGACCTTACCATCATCAATAACAATGCGGGCAATGGTGAGGTCGGTCTGGCGGCGCTGTTGAAGGCCAGACGCGTGCGCAAAATGGTTTGCTCCTTTCCGCGTCAGGTGGACTCACAGATTTTTGACGCCCTGTATCGCCGTGGCGAGGTTGAGCTGGAACTGGTGCCGCAGGGCAATCTGGCGGCACGGATTCAGGCCGCCGGGGCTGGACTGGGGGCTATTTATACCCCCACGGGCTATGGCACTCCGCTGGCGGAAGGGAAAGAAACCCGCCATATCGAAGGCAAAGACTATGTGCTCGAATACCCGATCAAAGCCGATTTTGCTCTGATTAAGGCACACCAGGCCGATCGCTGGGGGAATCTGGTGTACCGCAAAGCGGCACGAAACTTTGGCCCGATCATGGCGACTGCCGCGAAAACCACCGTGGTAGAGGTGAATCAGATAGTGCCTCTCGGTGAACTTGACCCTGAGCACGTCATCACGCCGGGTATTTTTGTCCAGCGCGTGTTTTCTCTGGAAAACCTCACCCACGCAGCGCGGCGCGCGTAAGGAGTAAACGATGAAGAAATTATCTCGTGACGAAATGGCCAGACGCGTGGCACAGGATATCCCGGAAGGGGCATACGTCAATCTGGGGATCGGCTTGCCGACCCGCATCGCCAACTACCTGCCACCGGAAAAAGAGATTTTCCTGCACAGCGAAAATGGTCTGCTCGGGATGGGACCGAAACCCGCAGAAGGGGAAGAAGACCCCGAACTGATTAACGCCGGGAAAGAGTTTGTCACGCTGCTACAGGGGGGGTGCTATTTCCACCACGGCGACTCTTTCGCCATGATGCGCGGCGGGCACCTGGATATCTGTGTGTTGGGGGCGTATCAGGTTTCCGCATCCGGGGATCTCGCCAACTGGAGTACCGGGGCGCCGGATGCGATCCCGGCCGTGGGGGGCGCGATGGATCTGGCGATCGGTGCGCGCCAGGTGTTTGTGATGATGGACCACCTGACCCGCGACGGTGAGTGCAAACTGGTTGAGCACTGCACCTATCCACTGACGGGCATGGGCTGTGTCAGCCGTATTTATACCGATCTGGCGGTGATCGATATTACCGACACGGGCCCGGTAGTCCGGGAAATTTTCAACGGCCTCTCTTTTGAAGAATTGCAACGTTTGACGCCGGTAACGCTGAGCCGTGAACCGCTGGCGCAAAGCGCATAAGGAACTATGATGAATCAGGCATTTATCTGCGATGCAGTGCGGACACCTTTTGGGCGTTTCGGCGGAGCGCTGGCGAGCGTCAGGGCTGACGATCTGGCTGCTATTCCGCTTAAAGCGCTGCTTGAACGCCATCCAGGCCTCGATCCGGCGCTGATCGATGACGTGATTTACGGCTGCGCAAATCAGGCGGGGGAAGATAACCGCAACGTCGCGCGGATGGCGCTGCTGCTGGCCGGGTTGCCGGAAAGCGTTCCGGGCAGTACGGTAAACCGTTTGTGCGGTTCCAGTCTCGATGCTATTGGCATCGCCGCGAGAGCGATTAAAAGTGGCGAAACGCAGCTGATGATCGCGGGCGGAGTGGAGAGCATGTCGCGTGCGCCATTTGTGATGGGTAAAGCAGAAAACGCCTTCAGTCGTAACATGAAAATCGAAGACACCACGATTGGCTGGCGCTTTATCAACGCGCAAATGAAAACACGCTATGGTGTCGATTCTATGCCGGAAACGGCGGAAAACGTGGCGCAGGAGTTTGGCATATCGCGCGCCGATCAGGATGCCTTTGCCCTGCGCAGCCAGTTACGCACTGCTGCCGCTCAGGAGCAGGGACTGTTTGCGCAAGAATTGATTCCTGTGACAGTGTCACAGAAAAAAGGCGATCCGCTGATCTTTCGCGAGGATGAGCATCCGCGAGCAACGTCGCTGGAGGCGCTCGCCAGGCTGAAAGGGGTGGTTCGCGCTGACGGTACGGTATCGGCGGGCAACGCGTCTGGCGTCAACGACGGTGCCTGTGCGTTGCTCATCGCCAGTGAACAAGCGATGGCGCAGCAGGGGTTACAACCGCTGGCGCGCATTGTTGGTGTGGCAACCGCTGGTGTCGCCCCGCGAATTATGGGCTTTGGCCCGGCACCGGCGGTCCGCAAGGTGCTGGCGCAAACAGGCTTAACGCTCAGCCAGATGGATGTTATCGAACTTAACGAAGCGTTTGCCGCGCAGGCGCTGGCGGTGATGCGTGATCTGGGTCTGGCCGATGATGCTGCGCAGGTGAACCCTAACGGCGGCGCGATTGCGCTTGGCCACCCATTAGGGGCATCGGGCGGTCGTCTGGCGATGACCGCCGCATACCAGCTACAGCGCACCGGCGGTCGCTATGCGCTCTGTACGATGTGCATAGGCGTTGGCCAGGGGATCGCATTAATCCTTGAACGTGTGTAAGGAGCAGGAATGACCTTGCTAACCCCGTTGATGCGCGGCACCGCGCTCACGGCACAATTTTCAGACATACAGCTTCTTCAGGGGATGCTTGATTTCGAGGCCGCGCTGGCCCGCGCGCAGGCCGCCTGTGGCGTAATCCCGGCAACGGCCGTCGGGCCTATCGTCCAGGCCTGTCGCGCGGAGTTGTTTGACAGGCACGCGCTGGCGGAAGCGGCGCGGGCAGCCGGCAATCTGGCTATTCCGCTGATAAAACACGTAACCGCACGGGTAAAGAACGCGGATCCCGATGCGGCACGTTATGTTCACTGGGGCGCAACCAGTCAGGACGTGATTGATACGGGTTTCGTGCTGCAACTGCGTGCCGCGCTGAATCACACGCAACGCGCACTGGGTCAATTGACAGACACTTTTGCCCGCCAGGCATTGCGCTACCAGCACACCGTCATGCCCGGACGCACCTGGATGCAGCAGGCGCTGCCGGTGACCTGGGGGGCAAAACTGGCGAGCACGCTTGATGCGCTGCTGCGCTGGCAGGAACGCCTGCAACAGCTGCTGCCGCGCGTCCAGGTTCTGCAGTTTGGCGGTGCGGCGGGAACGCTGGCGTCACTTGGGCAGGATGCTCTACCGGTGTCCGCGCGGCTTGCTCAGGAACTGGCGCTGACGCTACCGGATACCCCCTGGCATACTCAGCGCGATCGGTTACTGGAAGTCGGGGCATGGTACGCCGGCGTCGGCGGTACGCTCGGTAAGTTTGCTCAGGACTTCGCGCTGCTGATGCAAACCGAAGTGGCGGAGGTCAGCGAACCTGTCGCCGCCGGTCGGGGCGGATCGTCGGCGATGCCGCATAAGCGAAATCCGGTGAGTTGTGCTGCGATCCTGACCTCCACGCAGCGAACGCCAGGGCTGATGGCCACACTGTTTAGTTGTCAACTGCAGCAGCATGAACGCGCGCTCGGCGGCTGGCAGGCCGAGTGGGAGGTCCTGCCGGAGATCGTTATGCTGGTTGGACATGCACTGGAGGAAACGCAACTGCTCGCCATGAATATGCAGGTCTTCCCGCAAAAAATGCGTAACAACCTGGACATCACCCACGGCCTGATGATGGCGGAAGCGGTCACTCTGGCGCTGGCGGCATTTATCGGCAAACAGGACGCGCATCATTTGATTGAAGGTCTGTGCCATCGCGCGATAGAAAACGATTGCTCCCTGCATGCGGTACTTGTCGATGACCCGCAGGTGATGGCGCATCTTAATGAATCTCAGCTGGCGGCATTACTGGACCCCAACACGGCGAC
The DNA window shown above is from Citrobacter farmeri and carries:
- a CDS encoding 3-carboxy-cis,cis-muconate cycloisomerase, with translation MTLLTPLMRGTALTAQFSDIQLLQGMLDFEAALARAQAACGVIPATAVGPIVQACRAELFDRHALAEAARAAGNLAIPLIKHVTARVKNADPDAARYVHWGATSQDVIDTGFVLQLRAALNHTQRALGQLTDTFARQALRYQHTVMPGRTWMQQALPVTWGAKLASTLDALLRWQERLQQLLPRVQVLQFGGAAGTLASLGQDALPVSARLAQELALTLPDTPWHTQRDRLLEVGAWYAGVGGTLGKFAQDFALLMQTEVAEVSEPVAAGRGGSSAMPHKRNPVSCAAILTSTQRTPGLMATLFSCQLQQHERALGGWQAEWEVLPEIVMLVGHALEETQLLAMNMQVFPQKMRNNLDITHGLMMAEAVTLALAAFIGKQDAHHLIEGLCHRAIENDCSLHAVLVDDPQVMAHLNESQLAALLDPNTATGSAAQFVQRVLARYEERQHGTELPD
- a CDS encoding IclR family transcriptional regulator domain-containing protein, whose amino-acid sequence is MEKHPDDRLNNEADPFKGDPNYMASLARGLEVIQAFTPQRRVMSISQISQKTGIPRAAVRRCLYTLGKLGFVYAEDGKNFELRPRILALGHAYLASTPLVRATQPVLKHLSEMLNESCSIATLDGDDILYIARASSSRIMTIDLDIGSRLPAWSTSMGRVLLSHLSEDKLNDMLGRITMIRYTSQTVDSVPALRAELKKVRQQGYALNDQELEMGLRSIAVPLMNSQGQVQAALNVGVHAGQVTADELRSRVLPELQKAAQELSLLLH
- the pcaF gene encoding 3-oxoadipyl-CoA thiolase; the protein is MNQAFICDAVRTPFGRFGGALASVRADDLAAIPLKALLERHPGLDPALIDDVIYGCANQAGEDNRNVARMALLLAGLPESVPGSTVNRLCGSSLDAIGIAARAIKSGETQLMIAGGVESMSRAPFVMGKAENAFSRNMKIEDTTIGWRFINAQMKTRYGVDSMPETAENVAQEFGISRADQDAFALRSQLRTAAAQEQGLFAQELIPVTVSQKKGDPLIFREDEHPRATSLEALARLKGVVRADGTVSAGNASGVNDGACALLIASEQAMAQQGLQPLARIVGVATAGVAPRIMGFGPAPAVRKVLAQTGLTLSQMDVIELNEAFAAQALAVMRDLGLADDAAQVNPNGGAIALGHPLGASGGRLAMTAAYQLQRTGGRYALCTMCIGVGQGIALILERV
- a CDS encoding 3-oxoacid CoA-transferase subunit A, with amino-acid sequence MIDKSVPSLEEAIAGIPDGATIMIGGFGTAGQPTTLIDALIAQGARDLTIINNNAGNGEVGLAALLKARRVRKMVCSFPRQVDSQIFDALYRRGEVELELVPQGNLAARIQAAGAGLGAIYTPTGYGTPLAEGKETRHIEGKDYVLEYPIKADFALIKAHQADRWGNLVYRKAARNFGPIMATAAKTTVVEVNQIVPLGELDPEHVITPGIFVQRVFSLENLTHAARRA
- a CDS encoding 3-oxoacid CoA-transferase subunit B, which translates into the protein MKKLSRDEMARRVAQDIPEGAYVNLGIGLPTRIANYLPPEKEIFLHSENGLLGMGPKPAEGEEDPELINAGKEFVTLLQGGCYFHHGDSFAMMRGGHLDICVLGAYQVSASGDLANWSTGAPDAIPAVGGAMDLAIGARQVFVMMDHLTRDGECKLVEHCTYPLTGMGCVSRIYTDLAVIDITDTGPVVREIFNGLSFEELQRLTPVTLSREPLAQSA